One window of the Synechococcus sp. CC9311 genome contains the following:
- a CDS encoding ATP-dependent Clp protease proteolytic subunit gives MPIGTPSVPYRLPGSQMERWVDIYTRLGVERILFLGQDVNDGVANSLVAQMLYLDSEDSSKPIYLYINSPGGSVTAGLAIYDTMQYVKSDVVTICVGLAASMGAFLLTAGTKGKRLALPHSRIMIHQPLGGTAQRQASDIEIEAREILRMKEMLNRSMADMTGQSFEKIEKDTDRDYFLSAAEAKDYGLIDRVISHPNEA, from the coding sequence ATGCCGATCGGTACCCCCAGCGTTCCCTATCGCCTCCCCGGCAGCCAAATGGAGCGCTGGGTCGATATCTACACCCGCCTTGGAGTCGAGAGGATTTTGTTCCTTGGCCAAGACGTGAATGACGGAGTTGCTAACAGCCTCGTCGCCCAGATGCTGTATCTCGATTCCGAAGACAGCAGCAAGCCCATCTACCTGTATATCAATTCCCCAGGTGGATCCGTAACCGCTGGTTTAGCGATCTACGACACCATGCAGTACGTGAAGAGTGACGTTGTCACGATCTGCGTAGGACTAGCTGCATCGATGGGTGCCTTCTTGTTGACGGCAGGCACGAAAGGCAAGCGCTTGGCTCTTCCCCACAGCCGAATCATGATTCACCAGCCTCTCGGAGGTACGGCGCAACGGCAGGCGAGCGATATCGAAATCGAAGCCAGGGAAATCCTGCGGATGAAGGAAATGCTTAACCGCTCGATGGCCGACATGACGGGGCAGAGTTTTGAAAAAATCGAGAAGGACACCGACCGGGATTATTTCTTGAGTGCGGCAGAAGCCAAGGATTACGGCTTGATCGATCGGGTGATTTCCCACCCCAACGAAGCTTGA
- the cbiB gene encoding adenosylcobinamide-phosphate synthase CbiB — translation MIAAAGLDLLVGDPRWCPHPVVAMGRVITGLRHWIEAWAGDLPFRLRAGGGLITLVLVLGSGGTGWLLERLILPQSPLPHPLAVLLVVIGLASALAARSLRDSVLAVIQALPDLPSARDCLSWIVGRDVSQLDQDDILRASAETASENAVDGLFAPLFWMLIGAGLWKAGFSQGPGPLALAWAFKASSTLDSMLGYKHGRLRWLGTAGARLDDLLTWLPCRLVLITLPLVSLSWTQWRTTVLAAAADGTPDPSPNAGLSESIFAHCADVQMGGFNRYGNTWINKPLLSRQSGKATASGVRKMLNLGLRLEGAWLLVAAGCSFVQ, via the coding sequence GTGATCGCCGCCGCAGGCCTTGACCTGCTGGTCGGCGATCCCCGCTGGTGCCCCCATCCAGTGGTGGCCATGGGTCGCGTTATCACTGGACTCCGACACTGGATCGAAGCCTGGGCAGGAGACCTGCCCTTTCGATTGCGGGCAGGTGGTGGCCTGATCACACTCGTTTTGGTGTTGGGCAGCGGCGGAACGGGCTGGCTGCTCGAGCGGCTGATTTTGCCGCAGTCTCCGTTGCCCCATCCGTTGGCGGTACTTTTAGTCGTAATTGGCTTAGCGAGCGCCCTCGCAGCACGCAGCCTTCGCGACAGCGTGCTGGCCGTCATTCAGGCCCTGCCCGATCTCCCATCTGCAAGGGATTGCCTGAGTTGGATTGTGGGCAGGGATGTGAGCCAATTGGATCAAGACGACATCCTCAGAGCCAGCGCAGAAACAGCCAGTGAAAACGCAGTGGATGGGCTGTTTGCCCCCTTGTTTTGGATGCTAATCGGAGCCGGCCTTTGGAAAGCGGGATTCAGCCAAGGTCCAGGCCCCCTGGCCTTGGCATGGGCGTTCAAAGCAAGCAGCACCCTCGATTCGATGCTTGGTTACAAGCATGGACGACTGCGCTGGCTCGGTACTGCTGGAGCGCGGCTCGACGATCTTCTGACCTGGCTGCCCTGCAGATTGGTCCTGATCACGCTTCCACTCGTGAGCTTGAGCTGGACCCAATGGCGAACAACCGTGCTTGCCGCCGCAGCGGATGGGACACCAGATCCCTCTCCAAATGCAGGACTTTCAGAATCAATTTTTGCCCACTGCGCCGATGTGCAAATGGGTGGGTTCAATCGCTACGGCAACACTTGGATCAACAAACCGCTGCTTTCCCGCCAATCCGGGAAGGCGACGGCCTCAGGTGTGCGCAAAATGTTGAACCTTGGCCTCAGGCTGGAAGGTGCTTGGTTGCTAGTTGCCGCTGGGTGCTCGTTCGTTCAGTAG
- a CDS encoding sugar transferase: MHVSLRRTSFQAGGSTLRRRATKRHLELLSAPPSVLTSVALVRKQSRLGRSLKRSGDIAFSLLALGLGSPAFLLIAALVSLSSPGPVFYVQKRVGRRYRHFGCIKFRTMRADADAVLQRVLAESPEMRAEFERDFKLRQDPRITPIGRFLRRSSLDELPQFLNVLLGEMSVVGPRPIVDKEIERYGPFMDEVLAVRPGLTGLWQVSGRNNLSYPKRVRLDLAYSRGRSFLLDLAIILRTFGVLLLPMDRGAY; the protein is encoded by the coding sequence ATGCATGTCAGTCTGCGTCGGACGTCATTTCAGGCTGGTGGATCCACTCTGAGACGGCGCGCGACGAAGCGGCATCTCGAGTTGTTGTCAGCTCCTCCCTCGGTGCTCACGTCAGTGGCATTGGTACGAAAGCAAAGCCGGTTGGGACGCTCGCTGAAGCGAAGCGGTGATATTGCCTTCTCCTTGCTGGCCTTAGGCCTTGGATCGCCTGCTTTTCTCTTAATTGCCGCCTTGGTGAGCCTGAGTTCGCCCGGCCCCGTGTTCTATGTCCAGAAACGGGTTGGTCGTCGATATCGTCATTTTGGTTGCATCAAATTCCGCACGATGCGCGCAGATGCCGACGCTGTTCTGCAGCGCGTGTTGGCTGAGTCACCTGAAATGCGTGCTGAGTTTGAGCGTGATTTCAAGCTCCGTCAGGACCCTCGCATTACCCCGATTGGCCGTTTTTTAAGGCGTTCGAGCCTCGATGAACTCCCTCAGTTCCTGAACGTCCTCCTTGGTGAGATGAGCGTTGTAGGACCACGTCCCATCGTGGATAAGGAAATCGAGCGCTATGGCCCCTTCATGGATGAGGTTTTGGCCGTTCGGCCTGGTTTAACCGGGTTGTGGCAGGTGAGTGGTCGCAACAATCTCAGCTATCCCAAACGGGTGAGGCTGGATTTGGCTTATTCGCGAGGTCGCTCTTTCCTTCTCGATTTGGCGATCATCCTGCGTACTTTTGGAGTGCTACTCCTGCCCATGGATCGTGGTGCCTACTGA
- the ilvC gene encoding ketol-acid reductoisomerase, with product MAQLFYDSDADLSLLSGKTVAIIGYGSQGHAHALNLKDSGVNVVVGLYAGSRSAEKAKADGLEVLSVADASAKADWIMVLLPDEFQKEVYEKEIAPHLSAGKVLSFAHGFNIRFELIKPPADVDVLMIAPKGPGHTVRWEYQNGQGVPALFAIEQDASGNARGLAMAYAKGIGGTRAGILETNFKEETETDLFGEQAVLCGGLSELVKAGFETLVEAGYQPELAYFECLHEVKLIVDLMVKGGLSSMRDSISNTAEYGDYVSGPRLITADTKAEMKRILSDIQDGTFAKNFVAECAAGKPEMNKVRARDAEHPIEKVGKGLRSMFSWLKAA from the coding sequence ATGGCTCAGCTTTTTTACGACTCAGACGCCGATCTCTCGCTTCTGAGCGGCAAGACGGTAGCCATCATCGGATATGGATCTCAGGGACATGCCCATGCCCTGAACCTCAAAGACAGCGGCGTGAATGTGGTTGTTGGTCTTTATGCCGGCAGCCGTTCAGCCGAGAAAGCCAAAGCCGACGGCCTGGAAGTGCTGAGCGTGGCGGATGCATCCGCTAAGGCCGACTGGATCATGGTGCTGCTGCCCGATGAATTTCAGAAAGAGGTCTACGAGAAAGAGATCGCCCCACACCTCAGCGCCGGCAAGGTTTTAAGTTTCGCTCACGGCTTCAACATTCGCTTTGAGCTCATCAAGCCACCTGCCGATGTAGACGTATTGATGATCGCTCCGAAAGGCCCCGGACACACCGTGCGCTGGGAGTACCAGAACGGTCAGGGGGTTCCAGCGCTATTCGCGATCGAACAGGACGCTTCCGGAAACGCACGCGGGCTTGCCATGGCCTACGCGAAAGGCATCGGCGGCACGCGCGCAGGCATCCTTGAAACCAACTTCAAGGAAGAAACCGAAACCGATCTATTTGGGGAACAAGCTGTTCTATGCGGCGGTCTCTCGGAGTTGGTCAAAGCTGGCTTCGAAACCCTGGTGGAAGCCGGTTATCAGCCTGAGCTCGCTTATTTCGAGTGCCTGCACGAAGTCAAGTTGATCGTTGACTTGATGGTGAAGGGCGGTCTGTCCTCCATGCGCGACTCCATCTCCAATACGGCGGAATACGGGGACTACGTGAGTGGCCCTCGTCTGATCACCGCAGACACCAAAGCGGAGATGAAGAGGATCCTCTCCGACATCCAAGACGGAACCTTTGCCAAGAACTTCGTGGCGGAATGCGCAGCCGGTAAACCTGAAATGAATAAAGTTCGCGCTCGTGATGCCGAGCATCCGATCGAGAAAGTCGGCAAGGGGCTGCGTTCGATGTTCAGCTGGCTCAAGGCGGCCTGA
- a CDS encoding ATP-dependent Clp protease proteolytic subunit: MTTSAPYYGDSGVMRTPPPDLPSLMLKERIVYLGLPLFSDGDAKRQMGLDVTELIIAQLLFLEFDNPDKPIYFYINSTGTSWYSGESIGFETEAFAICDTLRYVKPPVHTICIGQAMGTAAVILSAGTKGQRAALPHASIVLHQPRSGARGQATDIQIRAKEVLHNKRAMLEILSTNTGRSVEELSADSDRMSYLTPQEAVTYGLIDRVLDSRKDLPAAVG; encoded by the coding sequence ATGACCACATCAGCGCCTTATTACGGCGACTCAGGCGTGATGCGCACACCCCCACCTGACCTTCCCTCTTTGATGCTCAAAGAGCGGATCGTGTATCTGGGCCTGCCGCTGTTTTCAGACGGAGATGCCAAGCGTCAGATGGGCCTTGACGTAACTGAACTGATCATTGCCCAGCTCCTCTTTTTGGAGTTCGACAACCCAGACAAACCGATTTACTTCTATATCAACTCAACGGGTACGAGTTGGTATTCGGGAGAGTCGATTGGCTTCGAGACAGAAGCCTTTGCCATCTGCGACACGCTTCGCTACGTGAAGCCACCTGTCCACACGATTTGCATTGGGCAGGCGATGGGAACAGCTGCCGTGATTCTTTCCGCTGGCACCAAGGGTCAAAGAGCGGCCCTACCCCATGCCTCCATCGTGTTGCATCAACCCCGCAGCGGAGCGCGCGGCCAAGCCACAGACATTCAGATCCGCGCCAAAGAGGTGCTGCACAACAAGCGGGCCATGCTCGAAATCCTCTCGACCAACACCGGTCGCAGCGTGGAAGAACTCTCTGCTGATTCAGACAGGATGAGTTATCTCACCCCTCAAGAAGCGGTGACCTACGGCCTGATTGATCGGGTCTTGGATAGTCGCAAGGACCTGCCGGCTGCAGTGGGCTAA
- a CDS encoding PIN/TRAM domain-containing protein, whose amino-acid sequence MVEVLILVLFLISGGATGWMGVHLLPQEMLDDVTDVQQVRLALTGLGTAIGLVAGLVFKRLRLQLMQQVRTMPTDLLISRSVGLILGLLVANLLLAPILLLPLAGGVTLVKPLAAVLSNVFFGVLGYNLAEVHGRTLLRLFNPTSTEALLVADGVLTPATPKILDTSVIIDGRIRGMLACGLLEGQAIVAQTVIDEMQQLADSTNLEKRAKGRRGLKLLRDLRDTYGRRLVINSTRYEGTGTDDRLLLLAGDTGGTLVTADFNLAQVAEVKEIKVMNLSELVIALRPEVQPGDELLLKIVREGKEDSQGVGYLEDGTMVVVEEGRSLIGSRQPVVVTGALQTPTGRMVFARRDKNGAKSNRSSKGSKSKAARTDSTEEQPST is encoded by the coding sequence ATGGTTGAAGTTCTCATCCTGGTCCTATTTCTGATCTCCGGTGGAGCAACCGGCTGGATGGGAGTTCATCTCCTTCCGCAAGAGATGCTGGACGATGTCACTGATGTCCAACAGGTTCGCCTCGCGCTCACAGGCCTTGGCACCGCCATAGGCCTCGTAGCAGGCCTCGTTTTTAAGCGGCTGCGGCTGCAACTGATGCAGCAGGTGCGCACGATGCCCACCGATTTATTGATCAGTCGATCGGTGGGATTGATCCTTGGTTTGTTAGTCGCCAACTTATTGCTGGCGCCCATTCTGCTGCTCCCACTTGCCGGTGGCGTGACGCTGGTCAAACCCTTGGCTGCGGTTCTCAGCAATGTGTTTTTTGGGGTTCTGGGGTACAACCTCGCTGAGGTTCATGGACGCACTCTCCTGCGCCTGTTTAACCCAACAAGCACGGAAGCCTTGCTGGTCGCAGATGGTGTTCTCACCCCTGCGACCCCAAAGATCCTCGACACCAGCGTGATCATCGATGGGCGAATCCGCGGCATGTTGGCCTGCGGTTTGCTGGAAGGTCAGGCGATCGTTGCTCAAACCGTGATCGACGAGATGCAGCAATTGGCCGACTCCACCAACTTGGAGAAGCGAGCCAAGGGGCGACGTGGTCTCAAACTTCTGCGCGATCTACGCGACACATACGGACGTCGACTGGTAATCAACAGCACCCGTTACGAAGGCACGGGGACAGACGATCGTCTGCTTCTCCTCGCAGGCGACACGGGCGGCACGCTCGTGACAGCCGACTTCAACCTGGCCCAGGTCGCCGAAGTGAAAGAAATCAAAGTGATGAATCTGAGCGAATTGGTGATCGCCCTGCGCCCTGAGGTTCAGCCTGGTGATGAGCTGTTGCTCAAAATCGTGCGCGAAGGCAAAGAAGACAGTCAGGGAGTGGGCTATCTCGAAGACGGGACGATGGTGGTCGTTGAGGAGGGCCGGAGCTTGATCGGATCCCGTCAGCCCGTTGTGGTGACCGGTGCTCTGCAGACCCCAACAGGGCGCATGGTGTTTGCACGACGTGACAAAAACGGCGCAAAGAGCAACCGCAGCAGCAAGGGCAGCAAGAGCAAGGCTGCACGGACTGACAGCACTGAGGAGCAACCATCCACTTAA
- the hemW gene encoding radical SAM family heme chaperone HemW, translated as MTASAPRSAYLHIPFCHRRCFYCDFAVVPLGDRANPFGGSGSGSIEAYLDLLSAEINLSPQGPALATVYVGGGTPSLLRPDQIAALLQQLKGRYGFQDGAEITLEMDPATFERRDLLALIAAGVTRVSLGGQSFDDVRLAALGRRHRRQDLLEACHWLQESLQVGELQSWSLDLIRNLPDQGNLEWEAQLEQAVAVQAPHVSIYDLSVEPGTVFAWREKRGELALPEEDAAADRIAFTTHRLRRAGYSRYEISNFARPGHASRHNRVYWSGVGWWAFGLGATSAPWGERMARPRTREAYASWLKEQSQKLDSSLLQGSAGSLALDDRLIVGLRCHEGVDLWDLARRCGWSEQRCSRDLSALEARWQPFLERGLLERFGCRWRLSDPEGMAVSNQVLVEVVEWWELLSDPVAP; from the coding sequence ATGACCGCATCTGCACCTCGCAGCGCCTATTTACATATTCCTTTTTGCCATCGGCGTTGTTTTTACTGCGACTTCGCTGTGGTTCCTCTCGGTGATCGGGCTAATCCATTTGGAGGGTCTGGTAGTGGCTCAATCGAGGCCTACCTGGATCTGCTCAGCGCAGAGATCAACCTGTCTCCCCAAGGCCCTGCACTGGCCACCGTGTATGTCGGGGGTGGGACGCCATCGTTGTTGAGGCCCGATCAAATTGCAGCACTGCTGCAGCAGCTCAAAGGTCGATACGGCTTCCAGGACGGTGCCGAAATCACTCTCGAAATGGACCCTGCCACGTTTGAGAGACGTGATCTTCTCGCCCTGATCGCTGCAGGCGTCACCCGCGTGAGTTTGGGAGGTCAAAGTTTTGACGATGTCAGGCTCGCGGCCCTGGGGCGTCGACATCGCAGGCAGGATTTGCTGGAGGCCTGCCATTGGCTCCAAGAGTCTTTGCAGGTTGGTGAACTCCAGAGCTGGAGTTTGGATCTGATTCGAAACCTTCCAGACCAAGGAAATCTGGAATGGGAGGCTCAGCTGGAGCAGGCCGTCGCTGTTCAAGCTCCCCATGTGTCGATTTACGACCTAAGCGTGGAGCCAGGCACTGTGTTTGCTTGGCGTGAGAAGCGAGGCGAGCTGGCTCTCCCTGAGGAAGATGCGGCCGCCGACCGCATCGCCTTCACCACCCACAGGCTCCGACGGGCCGGTTACAGCCGCTATGAAATCTCAAATTTCGCCAGGCCAGGCCATGCCTCCAGGCATAACCGCGTGTACTGGAGTGGTGTGGGCTGGTGGGCCTTTGGCCTGGGTGCGACCAGTGCTCCCTGGGGGGAGCGGATGGCTCGGCCTCGTACCCGTGAGGCCTATGCCTCCTGGTTGAAGGAACAGAGTCAGAAACTAGATTCCAGCTTGCTTCAAGGGTCAGCGGGAAGCTTGGCTTTGGATGATCGGTTGATCGTGGGGCTGCGCTGCCATGAAGGCGTAGATCTATGGGATCTTGCGAGACGCTGCGGATGGAGCGAACAGCGCTGCAGCCGTGATCTATCCGCCCTGGAGGCGCGCTGGCAACCCTTTTTGGAAAGGGGTCTCCTAGAACGCTTTGGCTGTCGCTGGCGCCTCAGTGATCCCGAGGGGATGGCCGTTAGCAATCAGGTGCTGGTGGAGGTGGTGGAGTGGTGGGAGTTGCTCTCTGATCCCGTTGCTCCTTAA